AGTTCTCCTTCATTTATAGCAACAGTATTACTCCTACATACACAGATTAATTGACTTCTATAGTATGAGAGCAGTAGAATAAATGCATGAATCTGtgatttctctctttgtttcagATGCATGTTTTCAGAGGGCTGGGATGGACAGTTTGATCCATGGTGCTGGTGACACTTCAGTCTTGGTGAGATGTCCTTGAGTGGCAACACAACCCAGTCTTCTTTGTCAGCGTCACCTTTTCCTTTGATTTTCAACAGCTCCACCCCTCCACAATCCTCAGCTTGGGAGAAAGAGCGAGCCAGCCATGGGTCTGTACAGGACTGGCCAGGGAATGAGACCCAGCTCCTCTCAGACTTCGCCATTCTGGAGCATGATGAGCAGTGCCACATGTCTCCTGTCCTGACAGCATGCCTTGTAGCCTGGTACAGTGTTACAATGGTGCTAGGGTTGGTGGGCAACATTGGCCTCATTTGCATCATTGCCCGCCGCAGAGAAAAGGTCAATGTCACCAGCATTTTCATCTGCAACCTGTCGTTCTCTGACATTCTGGTATGTGTCTTCTGCCTCCCCTTCACTGTCATATACACAATCATGGACCACTGGGTGTTTGGCTCGCTGTTATGTCGCCTGGTGCCGTTCATCCAGTGTGTCTCTGTGAGTGTGTCAGTGCTGTCTCTAGTGTTTATCGCCTTAGAAAGGCACCAGCTTATCATTAACCCCTCTGGATGGAAACCAAGTGTTCCTCAGGCCTATATGGCGATTGTTCTCATTTGGATACTGGCCTGCTTCACATCTTTGCCTTTCTTGGCCTTTCAGCTGCTCACAAATGAGCCCTATACCAATGTAATCCTGCCCGTGTCATCGGTACATGACCAAGATTTTCCTCATGCTTATCTCAACACATCTCCTCCTCATACATACAAAAACCTGTCTGCGCTTCAAAATTCATACCATTCCCTCTTTTCTTACGTCCCCACCTCTTCACATATGGAAGCCTGTGTGGAGCACTGGCCATCCCAGGGTCACAGGGTCGCTTACACCACGTGGCTTCTGCTGTTCCAGTACTGTGGGCCACTGTTTTTGGTCCTGCTCTGTTATGTTAGAGTTATTGTGCGGCTCCGTCACCGCAAAGAAATGTTGGACCGCGCCCGGACCCCGGAGTGCCAGCGCATGACCCACAGCCGCCGGATCAACATCATGCTGGTTGCTCTCATAACAGTCTTTGCTCTTTGCTGGCTTCCGCTCACCATCTTCAACGTGGTGTCAGACTGGAACCAGGAGGCTCTGCCTGTCTGTCACCACAACCTGCTGTTCTC
The Pelmatolapia mariae isolate MD_Pm_ZW linkage group LG13, Pm_UMD_F_2, whole genome shotgun sequence DNA segment above includes these coding regions:
- the npy4r gene encoding neuropeptide Y receptor type 4, with product MSLSGNTTQSSLSASPFPLIFNSSTPPQSSAWEKERASHGSVQDWPGNETQLLSDFAILEHDEQCHMSPVLTACLVAWYSVTMVLGLVGNIGLICIIARRREKVNVTSIFICNLSFSDILVCVFCLPFTVIYTIMDHWVFGSLLCRLVPFIQCVSVSVSVLSLVFIALERHQLIINPSGWKPSVPQAYMAIVLIWILACFTSLPFLAFQLLTNEPYTNVILPVSSVHDQDFPHAYLNTSPPHTYKNLSALQNSYHSLFSYVPTSSHMEACVEHWPSQGHRVAYTTWLLLFQYCGPLFLVLLCYVRVIVRLRHRKEMLDRARTPECQRMTHSRRINIMLVALITVFALCWLPLTIFNVVSDWNQEALPVCHHNLLFSLCHLLAMSSTCINPVIYGFLNSNFRQEVSEVLLHCRCFPLEEECEQYPMSTVHIEVSHTSVPLTCRSNSV